Genomic segment of Colletotrichum destructivum chromosome 5, complete sequence:
AGTAGCAGTTGATTCCGAGAAACGCACGAAAGAAGCAGTCAAAGGAGTTGGACAGTTAGATGTTGCAATGGATGGCGAGGGGTTTTGTGCCCAAGCCAAGGAGGAACCGTTGCCACCCTCCCCGGTCATTTGTAGACAGGGGGCAGGCCGATGATTGCTCCACCGTTGGTGCTCGAACAAGTAGGTGCAGGACTCCAACAGCGATATGAGAACGTCGGGTTACTGGCGGCTGCTGTTCGATGGCCCTGCAATCTCCACGGAGCCAATTACATCTGCCCGGTTGCCCGCTCCGAGGCCTGCATGGCAGCAAGGTGCAGGAGCCCGTCACTGGGCATCATCCGATTCGTGTCCAAATCTTCGCCCAAGAGGCTCAGCAATGCAGTTGGTACTAGCACTTCTGCCAACATTCGCTTAGACGCTCGTCTTTGCTCCCCTAGACTCCTTGCGCATCCCGTCCAAGTCAGGTAGTTCTCAATCAGTCCTCAATCAAGCCAAGAGCATGACATGAAAGTAAGTAGTTGATGGCTTCACCAAATACTGTCATGTTGAGATGACATATCGCAGCCGATGGCATATCTAAACCGACACGACTTCACAACGACGTTACTCCCTCGTCTAGCTATACGACTACCTAGCCACTCCCCTTCATTACATTCCATCTGCTTTCCTCGCGTCATACGATTATCCATCGCAAATGTTTGCTCGGTAACCAGTGATTTTCAAGGTGAACCTACTTCACCATCGTCAATGCTGGCTTCTTGTACCAAATATCAGTTTTGGAGTTGCAGCCTTTTACAGGTAACAAAAAATCAACTGTTACTGGTTGCTACCTCTAGCTCCGAGACTTATATATCAagcatctccatctccgtATCCGCCACCTCCCTCCTACCCCGTCACAAAAGTCCACGTCGTGCGACGACTACTGCTATTTCCACTGTCAGCAGCACTTTGGCTGTCGGCGGCAGTTTCTTCCCCTAGCACTCCCTACTCGATATCAAAGCCGAGCCTGTCGTCTGAACTGCCTTCCGTTCTTGAATTGTCGCCGTGTCCAGACTCGCTGGGGCTTCTCTTGTGGTTCTCCAATATGTCCTTGGTAGACTTTGGCTTCTTTTCTGTGTCCATGCCTTGCCTTTGTCGGAGACGCCTTGTTATCTGTTGTCGAATCCAAGAACTTAGTCTCCGGGCTTGAGAGTGCCAGCGGTGTGATAGCCCAACGATGGGACGGAGTCTTACTTCGCTTAAGTACGTCTCGCATTTCAGCCGCCGGTTTAAGAGAAGTGAAGCCGTGTATAATGTTATACACAATGGATTCGTGCATAAGAAGAACAAGTGCAGCGTTCTCAACTTCGTTTCACAACGATGTGTTCCTCAGGAAGAATTGGTCTATAGGTTGGGTCGAACGCCGGGCTAGCGTCCGATGAAATCCTAACAATCTGCCAACGCTCTCAGTCTTTCAAGACTAAGATCAATAGCATGTATAGCCAACGACGCTGTTTCGAGTGTAGATTAAGGTCCTGGATTCTTATTCTTAGTAAACTAAGAATAATTCGATAAAGGACCTAGTAGGCCTGTCATGTTTGGTACCTCGGCAAAGCTCCGAGTTAGGAGAAGTTGCCTCGTGACGTTGAGTACTCGACAAGCCGGTGGGATGCCAATCCATTGGAACCCATCCTAACACTAATTTTAGAGAGCCAATACCGTTTTCCCCGCCTATCTCGTATTAGCCTGAGCGTGCTCTCGTATGTCGGGTAACTGCGCCTTATGACTGGAGTCTGTTCAGCTACACTAGTATCATTACAGGAAGGTGACAATAAGAAAGGGGTATACGGACGCCTTTCTCATCAACAAGAACGGCAGTGCGAGCTAATCCATGTCTGATTTATGGGTACTCTACGCCGAGGGGAAATCACACGATGCAGTGTTTACAAACGGTGCCAAGACGTCGAGTCATTGTTAATGATAAGAACGCAGGATGCCTCTAAGTGTATGCCCGTACAGGCGGTAGTCAAGCCTTCCGTCTCTATCGTTCCAACATTCCCGTTCAACTTACAATGCTCTTAAAATCCGTTGTCTTTGCCACGCTGGCTGCAGCCGGAGTGCCGCGTTCGATTCCTGAGCGGAATCAGACACCAGATCGGTGCGGTACGACACAAGTGTCGAAGAGTTTCGTGAAGACAGTCTCTGATCTCAAGCCCCTGGAATCCGCCATGAAGTTGGGTgcccgcagcagcagcaatagcTCAAGCAACAGCCTTTCCACGATCGACGTCAAGGTGCATTTCCACACGGTCAGCTCGGAGGCCAAGCGCGACTACATCTCGGACCAGGCACTCGACAAGCAGTTTGCGCTACTCCGCGACGTATACGCAAACTACGATATCAACATTCAACGGGATGAGACGGTTGCCTCCCGGACAGTCGACGACTTTCTCGCCACTGGGAGCTGGCCACTCACCACCCAGCAGGTTGCCGCGAAGAAAGACTTTCTGACCAGGACCCGAAAAGGAGGCTACGATGCAATTAACCTCTACTTTTGTGAGTAGAACCCCGTGAGACCCCGAGGGCGTAAGCGGGCTCTGACTGCCCCTGGGCTTTACTAGATACCGACATGCTTGAGGACTTCTGGGGATCGTGCACACTGCCACGGGACAACGTGACTCGCACTTTTGATGATGTCAACTTCCGCGAGGATGGCTGTGGGATCAACGCCGACAGTCTTCCCGACGGTCCATTCGAGCGGGTCGGCCTTGGGTACACCGTGATCCATGAGGTGGGACACTGGTTCGGTCTCCTGCACGTCTTTCAAGGCTACACTTGTGAGGGTAGCGGcgaccttgtcgacgatACACCTGCCGCTCAGGTTGATACGACAGGATGTCCTATAGGCAAGGACTCCTGTCCCGATGTCCCTGGCTTAGACCCTATTCATAATTACATGGACTACTCTTATGACTCTTGGTAAGCTCACGGAAAGACTGTTTTCGAGGTTTTGATGAGTGCTAAATCAAAGATTCCAGCTACAACGAGTTCACCGAGGGTCAGAAACTGCGCATGCATAGCATGTGGGAAACACTGCGACTTTCAGCAAAGGTCATCTCTTAATTGGCGTGGCCACAATCAGACCCGACGTCACCTTCCATACACAGGTGGAAAGACGTCAGGTTTGGTATTTGGGAAATGGTTCCACTTCAAGTCCTTATCTGTACCACCTCAGCTTGGATTTCAACCTGTGCTCTGTTTCCAGCAAACCTGTTTATGATACGTCCTCTTTTCTCTAAACCTGAATCTCTTACACATGTACAGGTTGGTGGTCGGGTTGGAAGAAGTGGGATAGCTATCAGTCATAAGATCCCGGCCATAAATTCTCACGGCTGAAATCTAGAGAACCTCTTGGACAATGGCTATTAGAGCTTCGCTATACCACGGATGCGGAGTGACTTATTGCCAGTAACCCGCAACCGTTCCCATCATTCGAGAGAAGAGCGCTGAACCCCCAAGCAAGCTCTGCTGTTGGAGCACTCTTGCCAGCAACAAGGCAGTGATAGCAGCGACGGGCAAAGTAGCAGCAATGCTGGTTCTTCTCAGCGCGGATGCTTTGTCCTCCACGTTCTTTTCGTCGCTGTATGGCCACGCGTGGTCTGATGACGGGGGGCTGACGCCGTTCAAACTCAGGCCACCGGCGATTTGTTTGCTGTAGAAGTTGAGCCACGTGGCTATCGGCATAAGAGGCGCGATGTACTTGTGTATCAGGCGGCCCTTCCATGTGTTCCAGGCGGAGGCGCGCATGGCCTCCTGGCACTTCTCAACCatgtcggcgaggcgctcgacgcgctggctctcgacggcgacgaaaGCCTCGGTGAGCCTGGGCAGCTCCCAAGACGCACGGCCGGCGAGGTTTTGTTCCCGTAAGGCGTTGGCGAGCGAAGCGCACGACTCGATGCAGCTGTTGCCTccctggccgacgaggggGTTGAACTtgtgggcggcgtcgccgatgatgacgatcCGTCCGTAGTGCCACCGCCGCATCACAAAGTGCGGAAGGGCAGTGACGCCGCTGTACTCCAGGTTGTCCACAACTTGGCAGAATCGCAGGCCGTTGTCGGCCACaagggcgtcggcgccgcgctTGAACTCGCGCCTCTTGTCTTCGTCATCGAAGCGCGGGATGTCGTCGATCGGGCATGACCGCCGAGACTCGGGCAGCGTCCAGAACCAGAACACGAACACTTCTCCGCCGGGTCCGCCCATG
This window contains:
- a CDS encoding Putative FAD-binding domain, FAD/NAD(P)-binding domain superfamily; translated protein: MTTQETKRQVIIVGGGITGLTLALMLQNLGVDYVLLEAYGTVTPNVGASIGLFPNGLRVLDQLGCYEDILSKAQPVEEMITRDSISGKRIMTRKTRGLITHRHGYPSMFMERYELICVLHQHLKEKDRVLVNKKVKRVESLEDGALVYTTDGSVFEGQVVVGADGVRSTIRQEMWRNADDNKDSAAIPLVDRGNIPCEHACIFGTAKPTPGVAAGEVVGASGDGTVAGCMGGPGGEVFVFWFWTLPESRRSCPIDDIPRFDDEDKRREFKRGADALVADNGLRFCQVVDNLEYSGVTALPHFVMRRWHYGRIVIIGDAAHKFNPLVGQGGNSCIESCASLANALREQNLAGRASWELPRLTEAFVAVESQRVERLADMVEKCQEAMRASAWNTWKGRLIHKYIAPLMPIATWLNFYSKQIAGGLSLNGVSPPSSDHAWPYSDEKNVEDKASALRRTSIAATLPVAAITALLLARVLQQQSLLGGSALFSRMMGTVAGYWQ
- a CDS encoding Putative peptidase M43, pregnancy-associated plasma-A, with product MLLKSVVFATLAAAGVPRSIPERNQTPDRCGTTQVSKSFVKTVSDLKPLESAMKLGARSSSNSSSNSLSTIDVKVHFHTVSSEAKRDYISDQALDKQFALLRDVYANYDINIQRDETVASRTVDDFLATGSWPLTTQQVAAKKDFLTRTRKGGYDAINLYFYTDMLEDFWGSCTLPRDNVTRTFDDVNFREDGCGINADSLPDGPFERVGLGYTVIHEVGHWFGLLHVFQGYTCEGSGDLVDDTPAAQVDTTGCPIGKDSCPDVPGLDPIHNYMDYSYDSCYNEFTEGQKLRMHSMWETLRLSAKVIS